The DNA window CATATTTAACCACttccttatattatataataaaattatcacttACATTTCAAATTGCATTACATACACTTACTAACAATTTCAAAGAATATCTTGTCATCCTGTCTTATGcttaaacagaaaatatatacaactattatatatgtaaaaatagttgtaaatataaattttcattacgtaaaaatcataaagttaattatagtTTACATGATAAAAGGAacagactggctgcccacaacacagggaatcctagtatGGGGACTTTTTTGCTTTACCTAATCctgtttctttctatgtattaaaaaataatctgttGTTTTAAACCTTTGATGTGTAAAAATAGTGCgtcattaacaaaattaatggtTATTTTTGGTTAAGTAATTAGATActtatttccaacacacatacatacatatttactatattcttaatttaaacaaatttaaaaagtttggtctttgtaatagttttaatagtgGCAGCATTTTGTCGatatttattcgttgagcgaagaaagcatgagctctggggtcacctgTACTGTTGGGGCCTGTGCATTTCAGCTCAAGAGtgatatttaatgatttttatgtaGTAATGTACATtcctgtatttaatatttcatatcgAATTTATTTGGGAACTATCTTCACCCAGAGCAACAATTGGTTGGTCGCGACTTCtgtcaaatacaaatattcttTAGTGACTTCAAGTTAAGAAATAATCATGCTTCTTTTATtcatattctaaataaatactcCTACGTGTTCTTAATCGACATAAGGAAACGAGGTAGAAGGTTACTTATCTTTTTTCTATATGTCGAAGGACAGCTTCTCCGTCTGTGGACTTATttgaattcaaaatttatttattcatgtaggtaacaatgtacacttatgaacgtcaaaaaaaagaaatattaaatgaatttaattttacatttactgccagatctcaaatcaaaggcgtagaactaaagagaagaactggcaataggTAAACTATCTTTTGATGAACTGAAAAACTATGTGTATAACGATTACTATGATCAATATCTcattatataacttatttactTTCTTCTCTGGCTGCACATAAACACTAGATGTTTACTTAAACGCGACGTCACATCCGACGACATGACTCTGCGAGCTGTTTTCAGGCGCTATATAATTTTTGGCTTTAAACTTCGTTAACTTAAGCTCATAAGCGaaataaaggtttttatgtaaataatatatgtttaccCACATAACTTAAGAGCGTTCCAAAATCTTTCGTCATGCCTATTATGACTAGACAAAAAATCATCGTACTTTGCccgtgtatataaataaactaattaataattcatgcATTGCATTCTATTACAAACAcgattcaaataaaaacaataaatactattgtgatttaatacttttaagtgcatttttgtgtttataattttttgtttaattacttgtcatactttaaaaaaataaaagcactataaaaaatgttttcaggtGTCATCCCGGCACGGTATATTCTAGCCATCCTGGGATCTATAGGAATGGCCATAGTGTATGGTCTGAAAGTCAACTTATCTGTGGCTATGGTTGGCATGTTAAACCATACTGCTATAAAACTGGCTGCTCACGATGAACCACATGAAACTGCCTCCCAACCTTCGGAGCTGGAGTGTCAACCAACGAGTAACTCAACTAGTAGCAAGGTAAGTTATTTGTCATTTCGTTTCATCAATAAACCTGTAGTTTTGTAAGTCTTTTTTGAGGTCCtttccctgaggtcgtaagttcaaTCTCCGGCTGGGccccaatggaatttcttgctacttgcgcatttaacattcgcccgaatggtaaaggaaaacatcgtgaggaaatcgacatgtcttagacacaaaaagtcgacaacgtgtgtcaggcacacaAGGATGTTGacgtacttgcctattagattaaaaaccatgtaacagattcagaaatctgaggcccagacctaaataAGTGGTAGCGGCACGGATTCATTCTTAATATTCTGATTCAACTATTATTactaactactactactactattcTAACTGAttcttctaaataataataacttaaaatggataaatagaaaactaaaatacatttaaaaagtttagtctCTGTGGTTCCTTTTGCTGGCAACATTTGTTAAGTGAGGAGAGCACTAGGCTCTGGTGTCACTGGTCTATGTACCAGGCGCCTCCATATATCCTTAATTAGTGCCTGTTCAAAAGTGTGTGCTCCAAATACTTGTTGTGTATAAATACACAAAGAATTTGTTAAATCAGGTCACTCATTAATAAGCCCTTTTATTACCGTCATGACATATTTAAggacataaaacataaataagtttaacctTGCAACAGGTCAGCCTAAACGGCGTTATTTTGGGACGATTCCAATATTCGCGAATAAATACGCACAGACGTGAATATAAACTTCCAACAAATGGTTAAAAATAGGTGACCGATTtgtagattattttttcaaatgaaTTATAAAGGTCTTGAAGAtcctaacaaaaaaaaaatattaatatctctCTGTGATATTATTGGAGTTAGATATTTAAGTCTTGTGCTGAATTTCAATCTGTCGCTCGGCATTGTACTCAAATTTATCGGAAACTTCTAATtgtactatattaaaaaatcttattgatCATATCTGGAATATTTCACTCAGTGAAAACTGGTAACCCCAGAGTTGGTGATTTCCTCGCTTCGAATAAGTATCATAATACAgagaggaaatgctgccattAAATGTACACTGCcacaataaaactatttaattattattattactatgcaGGTTAAGATTATTGTAATAAcactatatttgtttattttaaatagatataacacgcaataaacaattgaattttaagtTGACCCAAGTTGTCtggttattatttttgtttgacgCGTCCTCATTCCAAATCCCTAAATAGAGTTTATGATTCAATCGCCCTGATTTTATCGACAATAATAccaattgaataaattataccaAACAACGCTTTCAAATTTAACCGGCAgtgttaatttattgaagttttgatttaaattcttaagaGTAGATATAATAGGGAGATGGGCATAGTAACTGTGATCTAAAATGCATACGtgattttttaaaggcaaACTAGTAGATgggaaaattataaagaagttCTTACTGCCCATTAACGCCTTCAACGCCAAGAGGCTTATAGTTGGCATTTAAGAGCTTTTTCTTGAAAGCCCCGAAAACGCTGGCAAAAAAGTGAAAATCATAATCCAAAAACTgcttaatgataattaattgaaaacttCTGACTGTTCAATCGGACATATCACAGATACATttctaatgtttttaatttttgtgattaattttttatatgatactaCCGCTTAGGTTTTTCGTtttcatatgaaaataaacGTTATTTTCTATggaatacaatacaaattaacCAAAGTACCTACGACGCATTGGGagtttgaaattatataaatactataattctgtatatttgtgatagaaataaatgataacataaaaaatagaataaagtttttgtttatctaATTAGGATGCAGATGGTCCATTCCTGTGGTCGTCCGAAGTCCAGGGCATTGTCCTCAGTTGTTATTTCTGGGGATATTTTGTGTCGCAAATTCCTGGTAAGTACTGCATTACCTATGATCGTAAATTTTGCAAATCTAAACTATATTTAGGCTACTCAGTGAAACTAAAGCGAAATTGGTATTAGTGCCAATTGAACCAAAGAGATTTTAGGGCGGACAGATTCctacattgttttaattggTATTGTTACAAAATAGCTCTGTAAAcggtttatatattatactagactgctcacggtgtgccaatttaatttaaaatcggttaagtagtttaggagtccatcacggacaaacatcgtgacaggagatttatatatattaagatacatattataaaactttgacTGTGTCGAGATATTTTGGGATCGCGTATTTTCTTCTATCGAAGTGCCTTTAAGTCGCTAGCTAAGACAGTTACTAGGCCATCTATCTATAATACTAAAGCAACTTATTCCGATTTTCAGGAGGGCGAGTTGCAGAATTGTTTTCCGCGAAATGGGTGATGTTCTTCAGTGTGACCATCAATGTAGTATGCACAATATTAACTCCGGTGATGGCTGAGGCTCATTACATTGCAGCTATCATCATGAGAGTTGGTGAAGGTATAGGCGgggtaattatattttctataagttTTTTGTAAAGCTAACCTCGTTGCATGAGATTGGTGCAAGCGCTtatgaaaatagtttatatttatctcaAATCCTGGGACTGTCGAATTGGTCAGATGGGACAAGGGATCTCGGAAACCAAGACCGACGCACGGGTGGTGTACATGAGTAAAACTTTATCTAAAAAGGTTCATTTAACTTACGCATGAAAGACATTAAGACTTGATCTTAAAAATAGTGCCCTTCTGTTCTTAAGGAAACAGCTTAAAGtctaaaagagtaccgagagttttttacgctggattttctctcggcctacaccctctgtcttctttgccgatgagtaggaatgtctacaggttcaaatttaatgacctggaataaatgatacctATCTATCTTATCTAGCTGGAAGAAATTGGATGAGGAtagcacaaaataaattagggtGGAAAAGTAGGAGGCCTTCTCCCGGTCAGGGGCCGcatattagttaaaattgtattcttatctatttcatttaatttatgttaataggATGTGGaagaataaagacttattattattattatctatcgttccgtaataaacatattttgttttttattttatagtatacaTAGACGCATGGAACAGcgtttattttaagataagcTACATTTCGTGCTTGTTAGTATTGGGCTATTTTTGTGTCATTGCAAATCTTCCATGTACAACCACCAAGCCACGGAGATCCATTCGTGCTTTATTATTTCAGGGCGTAACGTTCCCGGCGATGCATGTGTTGCTGTCAAAATGGGCTCCGCCAGCTGAGCGGAGTGTCATGGCGTCTCTCGTGTACGCGGGAACTTCACTCGGAACTGTCATATCTATGCTAATGGCCGGAGTTCTTACCGCTACTCTTggtaaagttttgttttaaatttttttttattctcctCTAACCACAATGATATTTAACTTGCTTGCTCTTTAATGTCAAATTGACATTTTAACTCAAACATAAGGAGAAAGATTAGCGCAATTTATAAGTTATGTTTAAATCTCAACGCAAGCTTAGGCTAATGTTTCTCGTAAACCAACcagttattttttagtaataattcaaACCAATTGTagaatgtaaaatatacaaaacaaatctattttattgctCACAAATATGGAGTATTTACAATccttacatagtaataataataataataattagaaatggattaataaaaaactacctTACAATCAATGGTGCCAAAAATCAATGTATTGTAATGTATCAATATATCTCCTATGGTACCACTTCGTTGCAAATCCTAATCATTTGACGCCTAGATCATCCAGATTGGTCCACGGGGGCTACGCctgaacatttaaaaattacacgtCGGATCGATAAcctctttaatttttttggagtcggttaaaatactttatatttgtttaaaactagGCACTTCTTTTTCTGTGtgattattcataataaatgcGTGATAACAGtgcaatattttataggcTGGGAAAGCGTGTTCTACGTGATGGGAGGTCTGTCTTCTCTCTGGTGTGTTCTATGGATCTTCCTCATTAAAGACTCACCAGATGAACAGCCGCTTATAAGTCAAGAGGAGAGAGATCTAATTATAACTTCTCTTGGAGGAAAATCTGATGACCACTCACATAAGGTAAAGTAACTAGCCAAATccaaaaaaatacgttttctAGTACCTTTAAGAGATCCCTCCCCCTAAttgactaattaataaataaatcctttATTTGCCTCGAAATtggtttattataatgaatttaatttgcgCAATCAACCACACCAAAATAGAATAcaaatctataattattattaaaagaaaatcaattaTGTAAGAACATATTATAGTAGTGCgtttaaaaatcgaatcaTTAGGCAAAGAATTCCCTGTGCACTGTGCATCTTGACACGATTAAATTGTCACCTTAAAAATACCACTTCGAAAGGTCATTTTAAAGATAGCCTTAAAAAGTGATGCTACCAAAgtatagttttaagtttaggCTCGCGGCCATTTTTACTAATTAGACACATTATTTTCggtaatatatttctaaattcaaaagtgTTGCCAACACAAAATCTCCCAGTCATAGCgacataacataattttaaaatacatttaaataactttaaactaacgaatacaaaataaatgtttttagtcGCGTTACACTTACATTACTTGCAGCAAAATTTCcttaattttactttctttTCAGAACATGTCGGTCCCATGGAGGAAAGTCTTCACATCTGGTCCGTTTCTGGCGATCGTCGTCGCTCATGCTTGTTCAAACTGGGGCTGGTACATGCTGCTTATCGAACTTCCCTTCTACATGAAGCAAGTACTGAAGTTCAATATGACTGAGGTGAgacaaattaaactaaaagtgACATTTCTAAATCTTAACCAATCAGTCCTTTAGGTTCTCTGTTGATCCCTCCTGTGTAACCATGGGCTTTTATAAGTTTGTACTGCcctatttttgaagtgaaacttctttagaggcgttggaaaaaaaatctgtcacatttttttttcgttacgcGCCATCTTCTTGTCCCTACCACGCTTGATTCGAAGcccttaataacaaaaaatatatcataactTTAACAATGATAgttataattctattacaattcaTAAAACTCTGTAAAAATCTTTGTAGTGTGTACTTAATGTacgaaaatgaaataattctattacatatttgtattcttgtctatgataattaaaagccttttgttaaactttatcttatttaactttgtttaaccaatttctgtaaaggtTTCTTTtgagtaagtttttttttaatcttaccTTTTTCTTAATCTAATCTTTTGCTTTCGGATCCCGACTTTAAAACATAGCTTAACATTAAGCTTCTTCCAAAGTCCGGATGAATTTCTTCGCTTGCTGATTTTGttgaactaattttaaaaagaatcaGAGATTATAGTGTAGCTTGATAGTATTacgtgatttaatttattttctttaagttaacttctaaaaatcaatttcagaATGCAGTTACAACAGCACTTCCATTCCTATCATTATGGTTCTTTAGCATGGCCCTCAGTAAGACTTTGGATTGGTTGCGGGGAAGAAACTTCATCACTACAACGACAGCTAGGAAGATTGGAACACTATTTGGtaagacattaaaataaaacttatacttTAGCTTTAGAGAGATACATTCGTTGcagatttttaaaaggctGACCTTTTAAAATCAATGCAACAGacttagttatatataactaagCCCCACTCCAGATCGgcctcaaaaaaaaaataaagtcaatGCTAAGGTTTTGATAAAATTGATAgtgaaattgcatttttttgttgtagGTCAGCAATAGTCTAATAATGACCGGTGCTAAGACCATATGGTACCCTATATTTGGGGTAAACGAAGTAACATTTAACAGCACAACTTTCGACCTTAATGCTTCATTGTGGtctatttaaagttattcttgatattaaactaaattacttaatgtacgtaactttcttttttttttagtttcgtcactcatatttttttgtaaaaagtcTTATCTTTGAAACAATTCAAGGATACTTCTGTAAATATAActtgaattttgttttagcttgtcttttgtttaattattgattaacaaatattattataat is part of the Pieris rapae chromosome 21, ilPieRapa1.1, whole genome shotgun sequence genome and encodes:
- the LOC110995454 gene encoding sialin, with translation MDVPAKGNILGRVIPARYILAILGSIGMAIVYGLKVNLSVAMVGMLNHTAIKLAAHDEPHETASQPSELECQPTSNSTSSKDADGPFLWSSEVQGIVLSCYFWGYFVSQIPGGRVAELFSAKWVMFFSVTINVVCTILTPVMAEAHYIAAIIMRVGEGIGGGVTFPAMHVLLSKWAPPAERSVMASLVYAGTSLGTVISMLMAGVLTATLGWESVFYVMGGLSSLWCVLWIFLIKDSPDEQPLISQEERDLIITSLGGKSDDHSHKNMSVPWRKVFTSGPFLAIVVAHACSNWGWYMLLIELPFYMKQVLKFNMTENAVTTALPFLSLWFFSMALSKTLDWLRGRNFITTTTARKIGTLFASAVPASCLLAVCYIGCNRGAAVALMAIGVTCIGGMFCGFLSNHIDIAPNFAGTLVAITNTVATIPGIVVPIFVGVLTHGNQTISAWRIIFFVTIALYIVEIIVYSIFGSGEEQPWNNLKDNENDSNPEEKPLKDERTHV